In Wolinella succinogenes DSM 1740, a single genomic region encodes these proteins:
- the rsmD gene encoding 16S rRNA (guanine(966)-N(2))-methyltransferase RsmD, protein MKANGKKLTLRVIAGSLKGRPIAMVPSDTTRSTKSILKESFFNTLGIEVEGTLFVEVFAGTGSMGIEALSRGARRAIFFEYSNEAYKILQKNLQTLSLQEASESFLGNSFDLFPQIMRSQSQKEKMIVYLDPPFAIRENQAEVYERCYALIQTLSPQNTLYIALEHMSQLEPPSQIGAFERLKTKKFGKSALSYYATLAHD, encoded by the coding sequence ATGAAGGCAAACGGTAAAAAATTGACCCTAAGAGTCATCGCGGGCTCTCTCAAGGGTCGCCCCATCGCGATGGTGCCAAGCGATACCACACGAAGCACCAAATCCATCCTCAAAGAGTCATTTTTTAACACCCTAGGGATAGAAGTGGAAGGGACGCTTTTTGTCGAGGTCTTTGCGGGCACGGGTTCCATGGGGATTGAGGCGCTCTCTAGGGGAGCAAGGCGGGCGATCTTTTTTGAGTATTCTAACGAAGCCTATAAAATCTTGCAAAAAAATCTCCAAACCCTCTCCCTCCAAGAGGCGAGTGAGAGCTTTTTGGGGAATAGCTTTGATCTCTTTCCTCAAATCATGCGATCTCAGAGCCAAAAGGAGAAGATGATCGTCTATCTTGATCCTCCTTTTGCGATTCGAGAGAATCAAGCCGAGGTTTATGAGCGCTGCTATGCTCTCATCCAAACCCTCTCTCCTCAAAACACTCTCTATATTGCGCTAGAGCATATGAGCCAGCTTGAGCCTCCAAGCCAAATTGGGGCGTTTGAGCGCCTCAAGACCAAAAAA
- a CDS encoding primosomal protein N', which produces MNHYLLAILGSSAPTLTYASPKAIESGEVVEVELKSRLKKAVVLEKIDPPSFDCKEILRPLEARFSPLQQKIARFISTYYCASLGESFGLFIPFESTPPPPKEAPPPPLLPLSSLQQEALEFLQAKPSALLFGDTGSGKTEIYAHLIATHLSKGKSVLFLMPEISLTPQMERRLCGYFGDWVALWHSKISAKKKQETLEGIASGQIRLIAGARSSLFLPLPNLGLIIVDEEHDDAYKSQNRPRYNARDLALLAGDRGGIQVILGSATPLASTYYRFSQKEAMFRLKGRHFQTQKSLLFTPGLDTLTPPLLQEISKTLKRGKQAIIFLPTRANFKHLLCTQCGESLQCPHCSVSLSLHKKERALICHHCRYSCPIPSLCPKCGAELKSERLGTAQIAEELSLLFPEANIERFDRDLITTQSRLKKTLERFNQGKIDLLVGTQMLSKGHDYHNVELAAILGIDYLLKSDDYRAHERAISTLLQLCGRSGRKESGGVLIQSFHTAFLKDRLGDYEEFLKEELRLRQGLYPPFSKLAMIWFSHTDPSKAQRACQETLERLQKTPVEIIGHGPAPIEKIAKKWRYCIFVRSKSSKTLLSSLAKAKGELDEIDIDPLSFV; this is translated from the coding sequence TTGAATCACTACCTCCTCGCCATCCTAGGCTCCAGCGCTCCCACTCTCACCTACGCCTCCCCCAAAGCCATCGAATCAGGCGAAGTGGTGGAGGTGGAGCTCAAAAGCCGCCTCAAAAAAGCGGTCGTCTTGGAAAAGATCGATCCCCCAAGTTTTGATTGCAAAGAGATTCTCCGCCCTCTAGAGGCGCGATTCTCTCCCTTGCAACAAAAGATTGCCCGATTCATCTCCACCTACTACTGCGCCTCTTTAGGCGAGAGCTTTGGACTTTTCATCCCTTTTGAATCGACCCCACCCCCACCCAAAGAAGCACCCCCTCCTCCCCTTCTGCCCCTCTCTTCTCTCCAGCAAGAGGCGTTAGAGTTTTTGCAAGCCAAGCCAAGCGCGCTCCTTTTTGGCGACACAGGAAGCGGCAAAACAGAAATCTACGCTCACCTTATCGCCACCCATCTCTCCAAAGGAAAGAGTGTTCTTTTTTTGATGCCAGAGATCAGTCTCACCCCCCAAATGGAGAGGCGGCTCTGCGGCTATTTCGGGGATTGGGTCGCACTGTGGCACTCTAAAATCTCAGCCAAAAAAAAGCAAGAAACCCTAGAAGGGATCGCTAGCGGCCAGATTCGTCTCATCGCTGGCGCGCGCTCTTCACTCTTTTTGCCCCTCCCAAACCTTGGGCTCATCATCGTGGATGAAGAGCATGATGATGCCTACAAATCCCAAAATCGTCCCCGCTACAACGCGCGTGACCTAGCTCTCCTAGCGGGAGATCGCGGAGGAATCCAGGTGATTCTTGGAAGCGCCACCCCTCTAGCTAGCACCTATTATCGATTCTCCCAAAAAGAGGCGATGTTCCGCCTCAAAGGGCGCCACTTCCAAACCCAAAAGAGCCTCCTTTTCACTCCAGGGCTTGACACCCTCACGCCTCCCCTCCTTCAAGAAATCTCCAAAACCCTCAAGCGAGGCAAGCAGGCGATCATCTTCCTCCCCACTCGCGCCAACTTTAAGCACCTATTATGCACCCAGTGCGGAGAGAGCCTACAATGCCCCCATTGTAGCGTGAGCCTCAGTCTGCACAAAAAAGAGCGAGCGCTCATCTGCCACCACTGCCGCTACAGCTGCCCCATCCCCTCACTCTGCCCCAAGTGTGGTGCTGAGCTAAAGAGTGAGCGCCTTGGCACCGCACAGATTGCCGAGGAGCTCTCCCTCCTCTTTCCTGAGGCTAACATCGAGCGCTTTGATCGTGACCTCATCACCACACAAAGTCGCCTCAAAAAGACCCTAGAGCGCTTCAACCAAGGAAAAATCGATCTTCTCGTGGGCACTCAAATGCTCTCCAAAGGGCACGACTACCACAATGTCGAACTAGCCGCGATTTTGGGAATCGACTACCTTCTTAAGAGCGATGATTATCGGGCTCACGAGAGAGCGATCTCAACCCTCTTGCAGCTATGCGGGCGAAGCGGGCGAAAGGAATCGGGTGGCGTACTCATCCAAAGTTTCCACACCGCCTTTTTAAAAGATCGCCTGGGCGATTATGAGGAGTTTCTCAAAGAGGAGTTGAGACTGCGCCAAGGCCTCTATCCTCCCTTTAGCAAATTGGCGATGATCTGGTTCTCTCACACCGACCCCTCCAAAGCCCAAAGAGCCTGCCAAGAGACCCTAGAGCGCCTCCAAAAAACCCCCGTAGAGATCATCGGTCATGGTCCCGCCCCCATCGAGAAGATCGCCAAGAAGTGGCGCTACTGCATCTTTGTGCGCTCTAAAAGCTCCAAAACCCTCCTCTCTTCGCTCGCCAAAGCCAAGGGCGAGCTTGATGAGATCGACATCGATCCTCTCTCGTTCGTGTAA
- the uvrB gene encoding excinuclease ABC subunit UvrB yields MQPFKVHSPYEPAGDQPQAIEKLAQSIQTQHRYQTLVGVTGSGKTYTMAKIIEKLQIPTLIMTHNKTLAAQLYSEFRGFFPKNHVEYFISHFDYYQPEAYIPRQDLFIEKDSSINEELERLRLSATTSLLAHEDVIVVASVSANYGLGSPAEYVQMIQKLEVGERLHQRELLLRLVEMGYKRNDNFFDRGDFRVNGEVIDIYPAYSEDEVVRVEFFGDEIERIALLDSVDRQALGELPSYILYAANQFIVGQNRLHEALKTIESELEERLAFYQKEGRMVEHARLKQRTEFDLEMIGATGICKGIENYSRHLTGKKVGETPYSLLDYFEFKGKPYLIIVDESHVSLPQFGGMYAGDRSRKEVLVEHGFRLPSALDNRPLTYEEFITKAPHYLFVSATPAPRELELSQAQIAEQIVRPTGLLDPLYEVRDSQNQVAALFDEIKAVVARGERVLITALTKKMAEELTKYYADLGIKVRYMHSEIDAIERNQIIRGLRTGEFDVLVGINLLREGLDLPEVSLVAILDADKEGFLRSETSLIQTMGRAARNLNGRVLLFAQKITPSMKRAMEVTDYRRSKQQEFNQKHGITPKSVTRKLDEELRLEGVGDLYAKASKKEKIPKAEREKIIKEMTKKMHEAAKLLDFEEAARLRDEIAKIRAL; encoded by the coding sequence ATGCAGCCTTTCAAAGTGCACTCTCCCTATGAGCCTGCAGGTGATCAGCCTCAAGCGATTGAGAAGCTCGCCCAAAGCATTCAGACCCAGCATCGCTATCAGACGCTTGTAGGCGTCACGGGAAGCGGCAAGACCTACACGATGGCTAAGATCATTGAGAAGCTTCAGATTCCTACGCTCATCATGACTCACAATAAAACCCTCGCCGCTCAGCTCTACAGTGAGTTTCGCGGCTTTTTCCCTAAGAATCATGTGGAATATTTCATCTCCCACTTTGACTACTACCAGCCCGAAGCCTATATTCCGCGCCAAGACCTCTTCATTGAAAAGGACAGCTCCATCAATGAGGAGCTGGAGCGCCTCAGGCTCTCAGCGACCACTTCGCTCCTGGCGCATGAGGATGTAATTGTGGTGGCTTCAGTCTCGGCCAACTATGGTCTTGGAAGCCCTGCAGAGTATGTTCAGATGATCCAAAAGCTAGAGGTAGGGGAGCGGCTGCATCAGCGCGAGCTTTTGCTGCGATTGGTGGAGATGGGCTATAAGCGCAACGACAACTTTTTTGATCGTGGAGATTTTCGTGTCAATGGCGAGGTGATTGATATCTATCCTGCCTACAGCGAAGATGAAGTGGTGCGCGTGGAGTTTTTTGGGGATGAGATTGAACGCATTGCCCTCCTAGATAGCGTGGATAGGCAGGCTTTGGGGGAGCTGCCAAGCTATATTCTCTATGCGGCCAATCAGTTTATCGTAGGGCAGAATCGACTTCACGAGGCGCTCAAAACCATCGAATCGGAGCTAGAAGAGCGGTTGGCGTTTTACCAAAAAGAGGGGCGAATGGTCGAGCACGCTAGGCTCAAACAGCGCACCGAATTTGACTTGGAGATGATTGGAGCGACAGGAATTTGCAAGGGAATCGAAAACTACTCACGCCATCTCACGGGTAAAAAAGTAGGTGAAACTCCTTACTCTCTGCTGGATTACTTTGAATTTAAGGGCAAACCCTATCTCATCATCGTGGATGAATCACATGTCTCTTTGCCTCAGTTTGGGGGGATGTATGCAGGGGATCGAAGTCGTAAAGAGGTACTGGTGGAGCATGGATTCCGCTTGCCTAGTGCACTGGACAACCGTCCGCTCACCTATGAGGAGTTCATCACCAAGGCGCCGCACTACCTCTTTGTCTCGGCAACCCCTGCGCCAAGGGAGCTTGAGCTAAGCCAAGCGCAGATCGCTGAGCAGATCGTGCGCCCCACGGGACTTTTGGATCCTCTCTATGAGGTGCGCGATAGTCAAAATCAAGTCGCCGCACTCTTTGATGAGATCAAAGCGGTGGTGGCGCGAGGCGAGCGTGTGCTCATCACCGCCCTCACGAAAAAGATGGCCGAAGAGCTGACCAAGTATTATGCCGATTTGGGAATCAAGGTGCGCTATATGCACTCAGAGATCGATGCGATTGAGCGCAATCAGATTATTCGAGGGTTACGCACGGGAGAGTTTGATGTGCTGGTGGGAATCAATCTTTTGCGAGAGGGACTGGATCTTCCTGAGGTCTCGCTGGTGGCGATTCTGGATGCGGATAAGGAGGGCTTCTTGCGGAGTGAGACAAGCCTCATTCAGACCATGGGACGTGCGGCGAGGAATCTCAATGGACGCGTTTTGCTCTTTGCTCAAAAGATCACTCCTTCGATGAAGAGAGCCATGGAGGTGACCGACTATCGCCGCTCCAAACAGCAGGAATTCAACCAAAAACATGGAATCACCCCCAAAAGCGTCACGAGAAAATTGGATGAAGAGCTGCGTCTTGAAGGGGTGGGCGATCTCTACGCAAAGGCCTCAAAGAAGGAGAAAATTCCTAAAGCAGAGCGAGAGAAAATCATCAAAGAGATGACCAAAAAGATGCATGAAGCGGCCAAGCTTCTTGATTTTGAGGAGGCGGCAAGATTGAGGGATGAGATTGCCAAAATCCGCGCCCTCTAG